One stretch of Arachis duranensis cultivar V14167 chromosome 1, aradu.V14167.gnm2.J7QH, whole genome shotgun sequence DNA includes these proteins:
- the LOC107460359 gene encoding glycosyltransferase BC10: MKTSKGWHISMGDMQIMPGSRHRPPMRKPMWIIVLVLFVCVFLMCAYIYPPHSSTACFFSSRGCKSISAWLPPVPARVYTDEEIASRAVIRDILSSPPIVSKNPKLAFMFLSPGDLPFERLWDKFFQGHEGKFSVYVHASKTKPVHESRYFVDRDIRSDQVVWGKISMVDAERRLLANALQDPDNMHFVLLSDSCVPLYNFDYVYNYLMYSNISFVDCFKDPGPHGNGRYSDHMLPEVEVKDFRKGAQWFSMKRQHAIIVMADNLYYSKFRDYCQPGLEGRNCIADEHYLPTFFQIVDPGGIANWSVTHVDWSERKWHPKSYREHDVTYELLRNITSIDVSIHVTSDEKREVQSWPCLWNGVQKPCYLFARKFTPETLDKLLHLFSNYSTP; the protein is encoded by the exons ATGAAGACATCAAAAGGTTGGCATATAAGCATGGGTGATATGCAAATAATGCCGGGGAGTCGCCACCGTCCTCCCATGAGGAAACCAATGTGGATTATTGTCCTGGTTTTATTTGTATGCGTCTTTCTAATGTGTGCTTATATCTACCCACCACATAGCAGTACAGCCTGTTTTTTCTCTTCTAGAGGGTGTAAGAGTATTTCTGCTTGGCTTCCGCCTGTTCCGGCTAGAGTATACACAGATGAGGAGATTGCATCACGTGCTGTGATTAGGGATATTTTGAGCTCACCGCCAATTGTTTCAAAaaacccaaaacttgccttcaTGTTTTTGTCACCTGGTGACCTGCCATTTGAAAGATTGTGGGACAAGTTTTTCCAA GGTCATGAAGGGAAGTTCTCTGTCTATGTGCATGCATCCAAGACCAAACCAGTTCATGAGAGCCGTTATTTTGTTGATCGGGATATACGCAGTGACCAG GTGGTGTGGGGGAAAATTTCTATGGTTGATGCTGAGAGACGGCTATTGGCAAATGCCCTTCAAGACCCTGACAACATGCACTTTGTTTTACTTTCTGATAG CTGTGTACCACTGTATAATTTTGACTATGTTTACAACTATCTGATGTATTCAAATATCAGCTTTGTTGACTG ctttAAGGATCCTGGCCCTCATGGCAATGGCAGGTATTCAGATCACATGTTACCCGAAGTCGAGGTGAAGGACTTCAGAAAGGGTGCACAG TGGTTTTCCATGAAGAGGCAGCATGCTATCATAGTTATGGCTGATAACCTGTATTACTCAAAGTTTCGGGATTACTGTCAG CCTGGTTTGGAGGGGAGGAATTGCATTGCAGACGAGCATTACTTGCCAACCTTCTTCCAG ATTGTTGATCCAGGGGGAATTGCAAACTGGTCAGTAACTCATGTTGACTGGTCTGAGAGAAAGTGGCATCCAAAGTCATATAGGGAGCACGATGTTACTTATGAGCTCTTGAGAAATATTACG TCGATTGATGTTAGTATCCACGTCACCAGTGATGAGAAG AGAGAAGTGCAAAGTTGGCCTTGCTTATGGAATGGGGTTCAGAAACCATGCTACCTATTTGCTAGGAAATTCACTCCTGAAACGTTGGACAAGTTGTTGCATCTATTTTCCAATTATTCAACGCCTTGA